The following proteins are encoded in a genomic region of Limosilactobacillus reuteri subsp. reuteri:
- a CDS encoding LemA family protein, whose product MTLIIVIVVIVLLIAIYAGLYNSLIQLRTHAQESWSQIDVQLQRRNDLIPNLISTVKGYSKYEAGTLEKVTKLRTELNSIPDSDHAKKMEVSNELTGTLRTLFAVAENYPDLKASAEYQKLMEELTNTENKIAYSRQLYNSTVAALDAKIQSFPSNIVAKIHHFQQMDYLQVPEEAKAVPKVSFDDLGD is encoded by the coding sequence ATGACCCTTATTATTGTAATTGTTGTCATTGTCTTGTTGATTGCTATTTATGCAGGACTTTACAACAGTTTGATTCAATTGCGGACACACGCACAAGAATCCTGGAGTCAAATTGATGTTCAATTACAACGACGTAACGACTTGATCCCTAACTTAATTTCAACAGTTAAGGGCTATAGCAAGTATGAAGCGGGAACCTTGGAAAAGGTGACAAAGCTGCGGACGGAATTAAATAGTATTCCAGACAGCGATCATGCTAAAAAAATGGAAGTTTCCAATGAATTAACGGGAACTTTACGGACATTGTTTGCCGTCGCTGAAAATTATCCAGACTTAAAAGCAAGTGCTGAATACCAAAAATTAATGGAAGAATTAACCAATACTGAAAACAAGATTGCCTACTCACGGCAGCTTTACAACAGTACTGTGGCGGCTTTAGATGCTAAGATTCAATCTTTCCCAAGCAATATTGTGGCTAAAATTCATCACTTCCAACAAATGGATTACTTACAAGTGCCAGAAGAAGCCAAGGCTGTGCCAAAAGTTTCATTTGATGATTTAGGTGATTAA
- a CDS encoding low molecular weight protein-tyrosine-phosphatase, giving the protein MNVLFVCLGNICRSPMAEAMFKQMVDDAGLNGKINVDSAGTSNEEEGNGPHPGAAKTMHAHGLSTDGLISRPITRQDFEWADYIICMDNMNKYNLQRIAPAQDRDKVHLAYEVIPGKEDQEIPDPWYTHRFEDTYNSLNETLPLWLDKITKELS; this is encoded by the coding sequence ATGAACGTTTTATTTGTCTGCTTAGGAAACATTTGTCGGTCACCAATGGCCGAGGCAATGTTCAAGCAAATGGTTGATGACGCAGGATTAAATGGCAAAATCAATGTTGATTCTGCTGGAACAAGTAACGAAGAAGAAGGAAATGGTCCCCACCCAGGTGCCGCAAAGACAATGCACGCACACGGGTTATCAACGGATGGCTTAATCTCACGCCCAATTACACGACAAGACTTCGAGTGGGCTGATTACATCATCTGCATGGATAATATGAACAAGTACAACTTACAACGCATTGCACCAGCGCAAGATCGTGATAAAGTCCACTTAGCATATGAAGTAATTCCTGGCAAAGAAGATCAAGAAATTCCTGATCCTTGGTATACTCACCGCTTTGAAGATACTTACAATAGCCTAAACGAGACATTGCCATTATGGCTGGATAAAATTACTAAAGAATTGTCCTAA
- a CDS encoding histidine phosphatase family protein, producing the protein MAITVYFVRHGETYFNRFARLQGWSDTPLTEKGEMDAKKIGQVLADLRIDYLFSSDLKRAVDTARLLIADHLTATVKEPIQKKFFREVFYGSFEGHSNEEGAIWASYLEGKRFRRIGELVDEFGVEKAHDLLKAADPAHLAEDSNELNARVEQAIAFLQSLPDESNVVVVAHGSIIQYIAGMYGKPGYKYENLHNGALMKVQLTARDVEITGYNQFKL; encoded by the coding sequence ATGGCAATCACAGTTTACTTTGTCCGGCACGGTGAGACCTACTTCAACCGGTTTGCTCGCCTGCAAGGATGGTCAGATACCCCGCTTACAGAAAAAGGAGAGATGGATGCTAAAAAGATCGGCCAAGTTTTAGCGGACTTAAGGATCGATTACCTTTTCTCCAGTGATTTAAAACGAGCAGTTGATACTGCACGGCTTTTAATTGCGGATCACCTAACTGCGACGGTGAAGGAACCAATCCAAAAAAAGTTCTTCCGCGAGGTATTTTATGGGTCTTTTGAAGGTCATAGTAATGAAGAAGGCGCTATCTGGGCAAGCTATCTTGAAGGCAAGCGATTTAGGCGTATCGGTGAATTAGTTGATGAGTTTGGCGTTGAAAAAGCGCATGACTTACTGAAAGCCGCCGATCCGGCTCACCTTGCAGAAGATAGTAATGAATTAAATGCCCGTGTAGAGCAGGCAATTGCCTTTTTGCAAAGCTTACCGGATGAGAGTAATGTGGTTGTAGTAGCCCATGGATCGATTATCCAATATATTGCGGGGATGTATGGGAAACCTGGATACAAGTATGAAAACTTACATAACGGCGCGCTGATGAAGGTTCAGCTAACAGCTAGAGACGTTGAAATTACTGGATACAATCAATTTAAACTATAA
- a CDS encoding UDP-N-acetylmuramoyl-tripeptide--D-alanyl-D-alanine ligase → MKMKLAEIAKAINAQNDIEQWKDVEVTSVSFDSRHLDQGSLFVPLQGAQDGHQYVPSAFTNGAVASLWASDHEITDQTHPLLVVSDPLAALQQLGKYYLHKINPIVVAVTGSNGKTTTKDMIASILSTQFNVAKTYANFNNEIGVPVTLLNMESNTEAVVVEMGMDRFGQLDFLSKLVNPDIAVITMIGEAHIEFFGTRDKIADAKMEITHGLKEDGTLVFNGDEPLLEERVKDLAQRQMRFGRQLSNNLYATSVHDEPRQLSFTVNEWPDEEFTIPMVGEYNINNALAAMEVGKILHITPAHMKQALANVELTENRAEWVKGKNGEQILSDVYNSNPTAAKEVLKTIAETPVAGRRIAVLGDMLELGDAAAKLHASLAEEIDHQKIASVYLVGEQMKNLKDKLIQEGYPAEDIHHYAASDLQQLIADLTATLTGEDIVLLKASHGIHLEEVLTALKAE, encoded by the coding sequence ATGAAAATGAAATTAGCGGAAATTGCCAAGGCGATCAACGCACAAAATGACATTGAACAATGGAAAGACGTAGAAGTGACTAGTGTGTCATTTGACAGTCGACACTTAGATCAAGGGAGCTTATTTGTTCCATTGCAAGGTGCCCAAGACGGCCACCAATACGTACCGAGTGCTTTTACCAATGGTGCAGTAGCTAGTTTATGGGCTAGTGACCATGAGATAACGGATCAGACGCACCCGCTATTAGTCGTTAGTGATCCACTAGCGGCCCTTCAACAACTAGGGAAGTACTACTTGCATAAGATCAATCCGATTGTTGTTGCAGTTACAGGCAGTAATGGGAAGACGACGACTAAAGATATGATTGCGTCAATCTTAAGTACGCAGTTTAATGTCGCGAAGACATATGCTAATTTTAATAATGAGATTGGGGTTCCAGTAACGCTTCTTAACATGGAGTCTAATACCGAAGCAGTGGTAGTTGAGATGGGCATGGACCGTTTTGGTCAGCTTGACTTCTTAAGTAAGCTTGTAAATCCTGACATTGCCGTTATTACAATGATTGGGGAAGCACATATCGAATTCTTCGGGACTCGTGATAAGATTGCTGATGCAAAGATGGAAATTACCCATGGCCTAAAGGAAGATGGAACACTAGTATTTAATGGGGATGAACCATTATTAGAGGAACGGGTAAAAGATCTTGCCCAACGACAGATGCGCTTTGGTCGGCAACTAAGCAATAATTTGTATGCAACAAGTGTCCACGATGAACCACGGCAGTTATCATTTACCGTCAACGAATGGCCAGATGAAGAATTCACTATCCCAATGGTTGGTGAATACAATATTAATAATGCGTTAGCGGCTATGGAAGTGGGTAAGATTCTGCATATTACTCCCGCCCACATGAAGCAAGCGTTGGCAAACGTTGAATTAACGGAAAATCGTGCTGAATGGGTTAAAGGAAAGAATGGTGAACAGATCTTAAGTGATGTTTACAATTCAAACCCGACCGCTGCCAAGGAAGTCCTTAAGACGATTGCAGAAACACCAGTAGCTGGTCGCCGGATCGCCGTATTAGGGGACATGCTGGAATTAGGGGATGCTGCGGCAAAGTTGCATGCTAGCTTAGCAGAAGAGATTGACCACCAAAAGATTGCTAGTGTTTACCTTGTAGGCGAACAAATGAAAAATCTTAAAGATAAGTTGATCCAAGAAGGGTACCCAGCTGAAGATATCCATCATTATGCTGCTAGTGACCTTCAACAATTAATTGCCGATCTTACGGCTACTTTGACAGGTGAGGATATTGTTCTATTGAAAGCAAGTCATGGCATTCACCTAGAAGAAGTCTTGACGGCATTAAAAGCAGAATAG
- the htpX gene encoding zinc metalloprotease HtpX, with protein MLYQQIARNKRKTILVMFGFFVLLALIGAAIGYLFARTVIGGMIIAAIIAVIYMSVIIGQSTDVVMRMNNATEVRSASDAPELWHIVEDMALVARVPMPKVYIIHDPSPNAFATGNDPEHAAVAATTGLMEKMNREELEGVMAHEMTHVRNYDIRLQTIALALASAIAMLVNFAGNFWWIGGRSSSDDRDNPSSIFAILGSILLIILAPLAATIAQMALSRNREYLADAGAVELTRNPQGMISALEKLKTAVPMKHVDPSSSALYISDPEKNAKHHPFSNLFDTHPPLDKRIERLRQM; from the coding sequence ATGTTATATCAGCAAATTGCCCGTAATAAACGAAAAACAATTTTGGTGATGTTTGGGTTCTTTGTATTGCTTGCTTTAATTGGGGCCGCGATTGGCTATTTATTTGCGCGGACAGTGATTGGCGGCATGATCATTGCGGCGATTATTGCGGTGATCTATATGTCCGTGATCATTGGTCAATCGACTGATGTAGTGATGCGGATGAATAACGCGACGGAGGTACGATCAGCGAGTGATGCGCCAGAACTTTGGCATATTGTTGAAGATATGGCTTTAGTTGCACGGGTACCAATGCCGAAAGTCTATATCATCCATGACCCAAGTCCCAATGCTTTTGCGACTGGTAATGATCCTGAGCATGCTGCTGTGGCCGCTACTACTGGTTTGATGGAAAAAATGAATCGTGAGGAACTAGAAGGGGTAATGGCCCATGAAATGACTCACGTTCGTAACTATGACATCCGTCTGCAAACAATTGCGTTAGCCTTAGCATCCGCAATCGCAATGCTTGTTAATTTTGCTGGAAATTTCTGGTGGATTGGTGGTCGGAGCAGTAGTGATGACCGGGATAATCCATCAAGTATTTTCGCCATCCTTGGTTCGATTCTTTTGATTATCTTAGCGCCATTGGCAGCAACCATTGCGCAGATGGCTCTTTCACGTAATCGGGAATACTTAGCCGATGCAGGTGCTGTGGAATTAACCCGTAATCCGCAAGGGATGATTAGTGCATTGGAAAAGCTAAAAACTGCTGTTCCAATGAAACATGTGGACCCAAGCAGTTCGGCATTATATATTAGCGATCCAGAAAAGAACGCTAAGCACCATCCTTTTTCAAATCTATTTGACACTCACCCCCCGCTAGATAAGCGAATTGAACGGTTGCGTCAAATGTAA